A window of the Branchiostoma lanceolatum isolate klBraLanc5 chromosome 13, klBraLanc5.hap2, whole genome shotgun sequence genome harbors these coding sequences:
- the LOC136447387 gene encoding E3 ubiquitin-protein ligase HECW2-like isoform X7 translates to MAARTQLELIQQQRDRGQRFSMTSDLILPPRGVLRNRLVRRVPRLNLHDRANSDTNLAHPDFLNRSSLSVNRYQYTFGTDSSLVVTWDIKEEVGANDWIGLFPLSENSPSGFWDYKNRGVNGTHKGQIIWVLDPEPHFNESLTRICFKYYHGATGALRAITPSISVKNPQARAFSVILQGSVGEDGEDHCRLVRFTISDVHARYLKKGMFFNPDPYVKMSIQPGKRASFPQLTHHGQSTRTSVSENTISPSWHSEQFTFDALPTDVLELELKDKFAKSRPTINRFLGKLTIPVQRLIERNAIGDEVLAYNLQRRSPSDHVTGQIIFRVVFHHRSEEGEEEMPTTPITPLECSPSRRHLRHFHIPSVSNGQSADSEDGVVAPDNRTTYSSSPEEEAPVGGTDEALIEVVMETRDFSQQHDGDVMYGVEDFMNGTDFLSDVTNQDENRTIIAHGRTESSDALPSLTAPMAEQEGVSLFPVHMSAHELCPPVTPSTARGLREVSLGDILDQLTPDDPSALPRGSASISSLLDRASTRNDPEFLLDMDQLAYIDDNDVFHDAVESPSQPLVQSPSQPLVESPSQPLVESPSQPLVESPSQPLVESPSQPLVESPSQPLVESFGDESPSQLLVESLGDESPSQPCVTDSSAVCGVTEPPLQPPETRDISTNTSPTLDSPTAAVLLETLDAQVPCQRDFLHQIDPQLPDVDPNLSNTEAPSPEMDPQLSDLDLQHPIVDPGMTDVDPHFPTVDPHVSGVVPCAEDRETADGADGDVTVDADTTADADVAYVTADADATAKTEVPADATADYDFTADADVFAGADVPSDADPAESANADVPAVTTVPDGAVPADADGAVPADADGAVPADCAVPADADCAVPADCAVPADADGAVPADCAVPADADGAVPADCVVPADADGAAPADCAVHADADGAVPAAESVPAPSLQPSLSLPDDPDLSPCVERRGSHARVDTMELIAEIDNYVTTVTQTAQRRRQLSSVRSDSVSSGTARRNTSTDSDSTSSTDTSSRHSADSASMISLQERRRSLIRQNAARASVERAESQDVFHPEGSGQDSDVLRQAVLSDGFHQDSMVDSTQDSAGFRQDSMVDSIGTFGSSLDHVDSEDGGELTSDLRPTPDGEANLIVVEDTSRGQGSQDSEDSDSGVNLLADGSLGPDDVIVGTDPTAMGAKTFRPRIHSSVRSESYLIATRPDTPIQQRRGRVTAAENVSSQSTPSTSRQASLHEEDGADSAGRGETDTAGRNSANNAGRSETNTGCEETDIAGSNETDITGHEETDTTGREETDTPGRAVLIERSGTPGAAGERLSTGSDTGQLSPAADGQAEDQSASAQALIWERRPSASVESSDSQEQLQGQVAGNGTAAGATAVDPSLADATCSPLAENGTAQGQEPIAAREPVRARVTLPTLPRQPRANERANVMYPRVEPPPGMEPLPTHWEARVDSHGRVFYIDHVNRTTTWERPHGNVSAQQLQRSSSINEEQQRAQLDRRYQSIRRTMTEEEETVEEGAAVGARGTADGMDSADQPSPRSERRTMLQSPAVQFLTSTEFFNILGSNVTGGHLYSHSPCLKHMIGKIRRDPTMFERYQHNRDIVTFLNSFGDLNQDLPRGWEMKYDRTGKMFFIDHNSRTTTFIDPRLPSSAVLSPHHAPSMDFLQVPGSRSRSHSAGEDEIRRSSINITVRAPVPPPRPRETLTRSLGSGYSAQPAADVPLAYSDKVVAFLRQSSILDVLREKQPAFASNTLLKEKINVIRNEGTAALERLADDVDLIILLSLFETEIMSFVPPAQHVQTHADRAYSPRGSPQASPQASPGLQRANARAPAPYRRDFESKLRNFYRKLESKGYGQGPGKLKLNIRRDHLLSDTFNKIMGTTKRDLQRNKLYVTFVGEEGLDYGGPSREFFFLLSRELFNPYYGLFEYSANDQYTVQVSPMSAFVDNAHDW, encoded by the exons ATGGCCGCCCGTACGCAACTCGAACTCATTCAGCAGCAGCGCGACCGCGGCCAGCGATTcagcatgacctctgacctgatcCTGCCGCCGCGGGGCGTGTTGCGTAACCGCCTGGTGCGCCGGGTCCCGCGGCTGAATCTGCACGACCGTGCGAACTCCGACACTAACCTGGCGCACCCAGACTTCCTCAACCGGTCGAGTCTGTCCGTAAATCGGTACCAGTACACCTTCGGCACGGACAGCAGCCTGGTGGTCACCTGGGACATCAAGGAGGAGGTGGGGGCCAACGACTGGATCGGGCTCTTTCCCCTCA GTGAGAACTCCCCCAGTGGATTCTGGGATTACAAGAACCGGGGTGTGAACGGGACGCACAAGGGGCAGATCATCTGGGTCCTGGACCCCGAGCCTCACTTCAACGAGT CTTTGACCAGGATCTGTTTTAAGTACTACCATGGAGCCACCGGAGCGCTGAGGGCCATCACGCCCTCCATTAGCGTCAAGAACCCACAAGCACGG GCGTTTTCTGTCATCCTGCAGGGTTCTGTCGGTGAGGATGGGGAGGACCACTGCAGGCTGGTCAGGTTTACCATATCAG ACGTCCATGCGAGGTACCTGAAGAAGGGCATGTTCTTTAACCCTGACCCGTACGTGAAGATGTCGATCCAGCCGGGAAAGCGCGCCAGTTTCCCCCAGCTGACGCACCATGGACAGAGCACACGCACAAGCGTGTCGGAGAACACCATCAGCCCGTCCTGGCACAGCGAG CAGTTCACCTTTGATGCACTCCCCACGGATGTGTTGGAGTTGGAGCTGAAAGACAAGTTCGCCAAGAGCCGCCCGACGATAAACCGTTTCCTGGGCAAGCTGACGATTCCCGTGCAGAGACTCATCGAGAGAAACGCCATCGG GGACGAAGTTTTGGCATACAATCTGCAGAGGCGTTCACCATCCGACCATGTGACCGGACAGATCATATTTCGTGTTGTCTTCCACCACAGGAGTGAGGAAGGGGAAG aagAGATGCCGACCACGCCCATCACCCCATTGGAGTGCTCCCCCTCCCGACGACATCTCCGCCACTTCCACATCCCCAGCGTCTCCAACGGCCAATCAGCAGACAGCGAGGACGGCGTGGTTGCCCCCGACAACAGGACGACCTACAGCAGCAGCCCAGAGGAGGAGGCACCCGTCGGCGGGACGGACGAGGCACTTATTGAGGTTGTCATGGAAACCAGAGACTTTTCCCAGCAGCATGACGGTGATGTCATGTATGGGGTCGAAGACTTCATGAATGGGACGGATTTCCTGTCCGACGTGACAAATCAGGACGAGAACAGGACGATAATCGCTCACGGACGGACGGAGAGCTCGGACGCCCTGCCCAGCCTGACTGCACCAATGGCAGAGCAGGAGGGGGTTTCCCTCTTCCCGGTGCACATGTCTGCACATGAACTCTGCCCCCCGGTGACCCCCAGCACAGCTCGAGGCCTGCGGGAGGTCAGTTTAGGGGACATTCTGGACCAGCTGACCCCGGATGACCCTTCGGCCCTCCCCCGAGGCAGCGCCAGCATCAGCAGTCTGCTGGACCGCGCCTCGACCAGAAACGACCCCGAGTTTCTCCTGGACATGGACCAGCTCGCATACATCGATGACAACGACGTGTTTCACGATGCCGTCGAGAGCCCCAGTCAGCCATTGGTGCAGAGCCCCAGTCAGCCATTGGTGGAGAGCCCCAGTCAGCCATTGGTGGAGAGCCCCAGTCAGCCATTGGTGGAGAGCCCCAGTCAGCCATTGGTGGAGAGCCCCAGTCAGCCATTGGTGGAGAGCCCCAGTCAGCCATTGGTGGAGAGCTTTGGTGATGAGAGCCCAAGTCAGCTATTGGTGGAGAGCCTTGGTGATGAGAGCCCCAGTCAGCCATGTGTTACGGACTCCTCGGCTGTCTGTGGTGTTACGGAACCGCCTCTGCAGCCTCCTGAAACCAGAGACATTTCCACAAACACCTCCCCGACCCTGGACTCGCCCACGGCAGCAGTTTTACTGGAGACTCTGGATGCACAAGTCCCTTGTCAACGAGACTTTCTCCATCAAATAGACCCACAGCTCCCTGATGTAGACCCAAATCTCTCAAACACAGAAGCTCCGTCCCCTGAAATGGACCCACAGCTGTCAGATTTAGACCTACAGCACCCCATTGTAGACCCAGGAATGACTGATGTAGACCCACACTTCCCAACTGTAGACCCACATGTCTCGGGTGTCGTCCCTTGTGCTGAGGACAGGGAGACAGCAGATGGTGCTGATGGTGACGTTACTGTTGATGCCGATACTACTGCAGACGCTGATGTTGCTTATGTTACAGCTGATGCAGATGCTACTGCTAAGACTGAAGTTCCTGCTGATGCAACTGCAGATTATGATTTTACTGCAGATGCTGATGTATTTGCTGGTGCTGATGTACCTTCAGATGCTGATCCTGCTGAATCTGCTAATGCAGATGTCCCTGCTGTTACTACTGTACCTGACGGTGCTGTCCCTGCTGATGCTGATGGTGCTGTCCCTGCTGATGCTGATGGTGCTGTCCCTGCTGATTGTGCTGTCCCTGCTGATGCTGATTGTGCTGTCCCTGCTGATTGTGCTGTCCCTGCTGATGCTGATGGTGCTGTCCCTGCTGATTGTGCTGTCCCTGCTGATGCTGATGGTGCTGTCCCTGCTGATTGTGTTGTCCCTGCTGATGCTGATGGTGCTGCCCCTGCTGATTGTGCTGTCCATGCTGATGCTGATGGTGCTGTCCCTGCTGCTGAGTCCGTCCCCGCCCCCAGCCTGCAGCCCAGCCTGAGTCTGCCCGATGATCCGGACCTCAGCCCGTGTGTGGAGAGGCGGGGCTCGCATGCTCGGGTGGACACCATGGAACTCATCGCAGAGATCGACAACTACGTCACCACGGTAACGCAGACGGCGCAGCGGAGGCGCCAGCTGAGCTCGGTGCGCAGCGACAGCGTGAGCAGCGGGACGGCGCGGCGGAACACGTCCACGGACAGCGACTCGACCTCCAGCACAGACACGTCATCGCGGCACAGCGCGGACTCCGCCTCGATGATCAGTCTGCAGGAGCGCCGCCGCTCGCTCATCCGACAGAACGCCGCGAGGGCCTCCGTGGAACGCGCTGAGTCACAGGACGTGTTCCACCCGGAGGGGTCGGGTCAGGACAGCGACGTGCTCAGGCAGGCTGTGCTGAGTGACGGCTTCCACCAGGACAGCATGGTGGACAGCACACAGGATAGTGCAGGGTTCCGCCAGGACAGCATGGTGGACAGCATCGGCACATTCGGCAGCTCGCTGGATCACGTGGATAGCGAGGATGGGGGagagctgacctctgacctccgacCCACCCCTGACGGCGAGGCAAACTTGATTGTTGTGGAGGACACGAGCAGAGGTCAGGGGTCGCAGGACAGCGAGGACAGCGACTCTGGGGTCAACCTGCTGGCGGACGGGTCGTTAG GTCCCGACGATGTCATCGTGGGGACGGACCCCACCGCCATGGGAGCGAAAACGTTCCGGCCGAGAATCCACTCGTCTGTGCGCTCCGAGAGTTACCTGATCGCAACCCGGCCGGACACGCCCATCCAACAGCGCCGCGGCAGGGTCACGGCCGCCGAGAACGTCAGCAGCCAATCAACACCCAGCACCAGCCGGCAGGCCTCGCTGCACGAGGAGGACGGAGCGGACTCGGCTGGACGTGGTGAGACCGACACGGCGGGACGCAACAGTGCTAACAACGCTGGGCGCAGCGAGACCAACACCGGGTGCGAAGAGACTGACATTGCAGGAAGCAACGAGACAGACATTACCGGGCACGAAGAGACAGACACAACCGGGCGCGAAGAGACAGACACGCCGGGGCGTGCCGTGCTGATAGAGCGCAGCGGGACACCAGGAGCCGCGGGGGAGAGGCTCAGCACGGGCTCCGACACaggacagctctctccagctgctgatgggcaag CTGAGGACCAGTCAGCGTCGGCCCAGGCCCTTATTTGGGAGCGGCGCCCGAGTGCGAGCGTGGAGAGTTCCGACTCCCAGGAGCAGCTGCAGGGACAGGTGGCAGGTAACGGCACAG CTGCAGGTGCAACAGCTGTAGACCCCAGTCTTGCAGATGCCACCTGCTCCCCCCTCGCTGAGAATGGCACAGCCCAGGGCCAGGAGCCAATAGCGGCCAGGGAACCGGTCAGGGCAAGGGTCACGCTGCCCACATTGCCCCGGCAACCTCGAGCGAATGAGAGAGCCAACGTGATGTACCCCCGGGTGGAACCTCCGCCTGGCATGGAGCCCCTGCCCACAC ACTGGGAGGCGCGAGTGGACAGCCACGGGCGCGTGTTCTACATCGACCACGTGAACCGCACCACAACTTGGGAGCGTCCCCATGGCAACGTGTCGGCCCAGCAGCTGCAACGGTCCAGCTCCATCAACGAGGAGCAGCAGCGTGCCCAGCTGGACAGAAG ATACCAGAGCATCCGGCGCACCATGACAGAAGAGGAGGAGACTGTGGAGGAGGGGGCGGCTGTCGGGGCCCGAG GAACAGCTGACGGGATGGACAGCGCTGACCAGCCCTCCCCGCGGTCAGAGCGGCGCACCATGCTGCAGTCCCCGGCCGTGCAGTTCCTCACCAGCACCGAGTTCTTCAACATCCTCGGCAGCAACGTG aCGGGCGGCCACCTGTACTCGCACAGCCCGTGCCTGAAGCACATGATCGGGAAGATCCGGCGCGACCCGACGATGTTCGAGCGGTACCAGCACAACCGGGACATCGTCACCTTCCTGAACAGCTTCGGGGACCTCAACCAGGACCTGCCCAGGGGGTGGGAGATGAAGTACGACAGGACAGGGAAG ATGTTTTTTATTGATCACAACTCTCGGACGACGACGTTTATCGACCCTCGGCTGCCGTCCTCAGCTGTGCTGAGTCCGCATCACGCGCCGAGCATGGACTTCCTGCAGGTCCCAGGGTCAAGGTCACGCAGCCACAGCGCTGGCGAG GATGAAATCAGAAGAAGCAGCATCAACATCACAGTACGA GCCCCCGTCCCCCCTCCCCGGCCGCGGGAAACGCTGACCCGGTCGCTGGGCTCGGGTTACTCTGCGCAGCCGGCAGCCGACGTTCCTCTCG CCTACAGCGACAAGGTGGTCGCCTTCCTGCGCCAGTCCAGCATCCTGGACGTCCTGAGGGAAAAACAGCCGGCGTTCGCCTCCAACACTCTCTTAAA ggagaagattaacgTGATCCGTAACGAGGGCACAGCGGCGCTGGAGCGTCTGGCGGACGACGTGGACCTGATCATCCTGCTGAGCCTGTTCGAGACCGAGATCATGTCGTTTGTGCCGCCCGCGCAACACGTGCAGACCCACGCTGACAGGGCGTACTCCCCACGTGGGTCACCTCAGGCATCTCCCCAGGCCTCCCCAG GTTTGCAGCGCGCCAATGCCAGAGCACCAGCCCCATACAGGAGAGACTTTGAGTCAAAACTGAGGAACTTCTACAGAAAACTGGAGTCGAAGGGCTACGGACAGGGACCGGGCAAGCTGAA GTTGAACATCAGAAGAGACCATCTTCTTTCCGACACCTTCAACAAAATCATGGGCACCACAAAACGGGACCTGCAGCGGAACAAACTCTATGTTACCTTCGTGGGGGAGGAGGG GCTGGACTACGGCGGCCCGTCACGGGAGTTTTTCTTCCTGCTGTCCCGAGAACTGTTCAACCCGTACTACGGCCTGTTCGAGTACTCCGCTAACGACCAGTACACGGTCCAGGTCAGCCCCATGTCAGCCTTCGTGGACAACGCACACGACTGGTGA